Part of the Bacteriovorax stolpii genome, TATCTTGTTTCTTCTTTTAGCTTGAACTCTTTATCAGTCTTGTTGGCTGAGTAAAGATTTGTGTCAAAGTTTGATCCGGTGATTTCTTCTTCACCTGTTTTGATCAGACCTGCAACATCGTTGATCTCAGAGAGGAACTGAACACCTGTTTCAGAGCTTGAGATCAGGAAAACTTGTTTGTGGGCCTTAACCATCATCAATGTTCTCTTTGGAGCAATGTGAGTTGTGCTTAACACCTCAACAAGCTTTGTACTGTGTAAAAATCCTAGTTTTCCCTTCTTGATGATCCCTTTCTTAAACAGAGTTAACACCCCGTAGAACCCGGCGATCATTAAGCTTAAGAAAGCAACGAACTTGCCAATGTAACCAGCAACCGAAAATCTTGATTCTCCGTTACCTTCTGCCTGTGTCCCTGCTTTTTCAGTAGTATTTACAGACTTAGCAACACTTGACTGAGTCAGATTGACTCTATCGGTACCAGTTTGGGTAGTATCATCTTGGGCCACTTTTTTATCTTCAGCGTGTTTGTCTTCAGCTAATTTCTCCTGCTTTTTCACGAGAGTAGATAAATAGTTTTCATCTAACTTCTCTGCTTCTGCATTGTTAGCTTCTGTATCCAGAACAATCGCCTTATCAGTGATGCTTGGAGCTCTTGAAACCTGAGTTTCAGCTGATTTTTGAGCTTGTAAACGTGGGTAGTGTACGTCGATAGCTCCATCTCTTAAAGCAATCGTTACGTCTGATTCTCTACCTTTAAGTGAGTATGGAAGAGTGACATTAACTGCAACCGTTTCTTCTCCAGTCATCGTCGCTGATAGAGCTGAACCGTTTACTTTCTTATTAATCTTTGCACCCAATCCTGAATTCGGGATAGAAATGCTTAAAACTTTGTCTGAAACACTGATTTTTGGATTGTCGTTTAACGTTCCAGCGTGCTTGATGACTAGTTTTGATTCGCTTCCTTTCGCATTAACTAAGTCAGCACCTTTGATTGTGACATCAGCAGCTGAGATGTTTAAGGAAATTAAGCTTGCGATTAATAGTACTAATGTTTTCACTGTCTTCTCCAATCCTTGGAAATGTTTATTTTAAAGTTTCAATGCGTTCAATCGGGCTGATAATATCTGTTAAACGAATACCAAATTTTTCGTTAACAACAACTACTTCACCTTTTGCAACCAGCTTGCCATTTACCAGGATCTCAAGCGGCTCTCCGGCCAGCTTATCTAGTTCTAAAACCGACCCCTGACCAAGCTGTAGTAAATCTTTCACGATGATCTGAGTTCTTCCCAGCTCAACTGAAACTTTCAGCGGGATATCCAAGATAAAATCCAGGTTCTGGACTTTAAGCTTATTGAGAGAGTCATCCCCCGCCTTTACCGAATCTGCCATTCTATCAACTGTCACCTTATTCATATCTTTATCTCCTCTCCTACCCTTATTTATTCTTCTGTTCCTTCATCATACGTTACTGGTGTATCCACATGAGTGATCTGAACAGCACGGCTTCCCTTGTAGGTCCCCATCAGACACTTCATTTTATCCACGCCTTCAATCGCGACAGTCACTTCTCCCGAAGCATCTTGATTTAGTGGAATAATATCTCCCGGCTCCAATGTTAGAAGATCTCCCAGAGTCATCTCAGTTTCACCAAGGCGAACAACCATTGTCGCTTTTGTGTTCTTGATGTGCTCGTTCATCGCCTGAGTCCAGATCGAGTCGGCCATTTCGTTATCTGTCTGGAAGCTACTCGAGAGTTTTTGCTTAATTGGTTCAATCGTCGAGTATGGAACGACGATCATGATTGTTCCTGAAGCTGATTCGAATTCAACTTCAAGAGTTGTTGCGATAATTACGTCTGAAGGAGGCACAACCCCAACGAACTGTGGGTTGATTTCTGTACGAAGGTACTGAGCATCGATTCTATGAACTGGTGCCCACGCTTCTTCAAGATCGTTGATCGCCATATCCATGATCTTTCTCATGAACGATAGTTCGATCATCGTGAATTCTTTTCCTTCAATCTTTGTGAATGGGCGGTCTGTTCCACCGAAGTATGAATCGATGATAGCGTAAGCAAGTTTTGATTCGAATACTAAAAGCGCCGGTCCTCTTAGTTCGTTGTATCTCATGATACACATACAAGAAGGGATCGGAAGTGTATTGACGAATTCACCGAACTTTAAAAGGTCGGTAGAAATAATTGAAATTGTCGAAATCTTTCTAAGTGAGTTAGAAAGCGATACACGAAAGCTTCTGATGAATCTTTCATAGATAATTTCCAGGATGGGCATTCTTCCGCGGATAACGCGGTCCTGGTTGGTGAGGTCGTAGGTCTGAATATTTTCATCAGAGTCATCTGATGATCCACCACCAGTGTCACCACCACCTGAAAACGAGTCTGTTCCACCATCGTTAACAGCGTTTAATAATGCATCTACTTCATCTTGACTTAGTACTTGTGCCATAATTCTCCCCTCCTGGGATTCTTAAAGCTTGTGCTTGCTGACATCATGTCAGCCCATGTTTCTCGGTCTAGTTAATTTGAAATCCTACGTAATAAATATCTTCTAAGTGACCATCAATAAGAAAGTTATTGATCGCCGTCTTAATTTCTTCTTTTAAGTACTCTTTTCCTTCACGCTTTAGAAGCTCTTCAGGCTTTTTCGCATTCAACATACTGATGATAGCGTCCGAAATCTGTGGCTTTCTTGCGTCTACTTCTTCTTTCTTAGTGTCTTTCGTGAACTTTAATACCAATGAAATTCGGATGTATCTCTTTGGACCGTCACCTTGAGCAAGGTTCGCTGTGAACGGATCAATTGGATACATTAGACCATCAGTCTTAACTTCTTTAGCAGCTCCACCTGCAGCAGGAGCTCCGTGCTCTCCACCACCTTCAGCAGCACCACCTTCAGCAGCAGCACCACCACCGTGTTCGCCTTCAGCTAATTGCTGTTGCATAACATCTGCAGCTGTTGTCACTGAGTTTAATTTCTTGTGATTTTGAAATTGGAAAAAGCCGATTGCACATACTGCGAGAGTATTCACTAATACTAAAACGACTAATAATGGATTTTTTCCAGACGGGGCGCTCGATCCTTCCTGATCAGCGGTCTTATTCTCTTCGGCCAACTTTTCACCTTCCATGGTTTATTGGGTACCTGTCAAAAATTATACATAGGAAGGCAAAATGGTTCAAGTGCGGACATTAAAAAATGGAAGAAAGTTCCCTTTTGAGAGAAAAAGTTGGGAATTTTGACAGTCGGGCTTTTGACATGGGAAAAATTTACCCGACTGATCAGATCAAATTACAAGCTTTCTTTCCAGGGCTTACCTGGTTTGAACTTTGGAACGACACGGGCACGGATTCTGATGCGCTCACCAGTTGATGGATTCACTCCAAGACGTGAAGCTTTTCTCGACTTGGTAAAAGTGCCGAATCCAACCAGCGTTACATCCTCACCTTTTTTAACTGTTCTCTTTATAGTGTCTAACATGACATCAATGAACTGATTGGCCTGCTTCTTAGTCATCGTCGATAGGTCGCGGTCTTTTAAAAGCACTTCAATTAATTCTTTGCGATTCATCTTAAGCCTCGATGTCTTCCAACTGCACCAACTCTTCTTCAAGAGCGATACGAAGGGCCTCTTTAATAGATTTTAAAATCATAACAGCATTGTCTGGTTGAGTAGCATTCTCTAACAGCGCTCTCATTAGTACCGGAGAAAGATTTTTATAAAACTCATCGAAATTTACCTGAGTGATTTCGAAGTCTAGTCTTTCATAAGCATTGTTCAAGTCTGTTTCAAGATCGAAGAATCCCTGAATTAAATCAAAAAGGTTCTCCTTTTGCAAAATCCCCTTCAGGTCTTTGATAAAAATCTTTTTAAGTTCATCTTGGTTATGAATGACGAACTTATGTTCAAGAAAATCTTTTAATGAAAATAATTCACCCTGCTTTTCGCGGAATGTACGATTCATTCGAAGACCTAAAGAACTGTAAACAGATCCTTCCATAGACGACTCATTTGTTTGATTGTTTTAAATAAAAAGGGCCACTATTACGTGACCCTTTAAGTGATATTATAAACGGACTTTTTAAAAAGACAATTTAACTAAAGCTAAAGACTAAAGCTTTACCTTTCCACGCTTCACTAGTTCATCAACTAGAGTAACAAAGTACTCAGCTGGGTAAGCACCACGAACTGGAACACCGTTTAGAAGGAAGCCTGGAGTTCCTTGCATTCCGAAATCTGCAGCTTCTTTCATATCAGCAGCGATTCTGTTTTTTACTGCGTCTGAGTTCAGGTCTTTTTTTAGTTTTGCCATATCAGCACCAACTTTTTTAGCAGAAGCATCTAGGAATGCTGTACCGTTTTTAAGTTTTGCCTGGTTCATGAAGATTTCGTCATGGAATTGCCATGCTTTTTGCTCATTTTGAAGACGGATAGCTTCGTAGTATTGAGCAGAGATCATCGCTTGCTCGTGGAAGCTAAGTGGAAGGTGCTTATAGATGAAACGAATTTTTCCGTTGTACTTCTTCATCAGGTCGTTAACAGTTGCGTATCCACGTGAACAGAATGGACATTCAAAGTCAGAGTACTCAACAAGTGTAAGCGGAGCATCTTTTGGTCCACGGATAGCTTCGTCACTTCTGATTTCTGCCACAAGTGGCTTATCAAATGACTCTTCAAGTTTCTTTTTTTCGTCTTCTTCACGCTTCTTACCCATTTCTTCCTGAGCATTCTTAGCAGCGTTTTGAAGAGCAGTGATAAATTCAGCTGGATGTTTTTCAATTGCCTCTGTTAGGATTTTTGGATCTTCCTGTAGAAGTTTAGTCATTTGTTGTTTCATTTTTTCATCAGACGTACAGCTCGCAAGAAGCACTGTACCTAGGCAGAGAACTAGCAATTTTGAAAATTTCATATCCATCCTTTGGTTTGGTAACAAGAGTAACTAATTTTTAGTTCTCATAGTTTCTCAAACCTTGGGACTTTTTTCAAAGGGAAATTTCGTGTAGAGCGTTTAAGTCAGGTTTTTTTGAACGTGCTCAAGATATTTGTTAATTTTCCTGCAATCGTTGCGCAGATAATAATAACCGATTAAATGCACGCGATTGTGATAATTCCCCTTCAGAAATGAGCGCATTGTCGCAAATACGGCAAAGGCAGGAGTCGCAACCTTGGCGTACATATGCACTCCCAAAAGAAAATAAAGAAACAGATGTAAGACTACGAAGAAATAGACGGCGATATCGGCAATAACAAACTGCTCATCCAAAAAATAATTTACTTGATGGTTATTGGCGAGGAACTTACGGGCCAGCTCAAAGATCTGGTCGCGGATCTCAATATTAATGGCCACAATCCCTACCGATGACATTAAAGCAAAAATAATAATGATAAGAACGTAGTTAAAAAAGAAGCTGGTCTCAAAAATTGGTTTATGAATACGCGTGAAATGCACAGGAACTTCACTAGGCGTTACTTTTCCTTTAATAACCCCCTCATCAATCTTGGAAAAAAAGAAAACTGAAAAAGACGTGAGCAATTTCAGGTCAGAGAAGAAATCCGGCGTGTAATAATTCTTCTTATCATTCATCTTATCTTCACAATACTGTCCGATAACCTTAAAAGGTCTCAGCATAATTCCCGAAAGATAATAACCTAAAACAAAAATAAAAAGTCCCGAGAAAAAAAGCCATCCCAGCTTTTCATAAAGAGAAGAGTAAACAAACTCGAAAAAAGCATCTTGAAAATCCAGAGCTCCGGGAAATCCATTGGCCACAAAAAAGATCAAATCAATTCTTATTAAAAGATAAGTAAAAAGTAGTACCGAGAGTGTGCACAATAAGGAAACGCCAAGGAACTTCAGTCCCATGCCCACCTTAAACTGCTGCTCCTCATCCGAGAGGAGCTTTAAATATTTGTCTTTGAGTTCGATGAATCCCATAAACGTCTCTTTAAATGAATTTAATCTATTTTAAACCGTATCGTCTAAATCTTGAAAATTCTTCAATTAACCTGAGTTTTTTTGACGGTCTTAGGTTTTTAATTAAAGTCTTTTGTTAAAGTACCCGAATAGTCAGAAGACATATAATCCTACCCGTGGAGACGGATATGAAATCGAGACTAAAATACTCCTTAAACCTTTGCCTGATCGCCACAGCGCTTGTGCTGGTGTCGTGTGGAAAGAAGGAAAATAAAGTAAACAGTAGTATATCGGGGTCTTCTCCTTTTTATACTGGTAACTCAGCACTGAATACATCGGTGGGAAGTACTATCATCAATCAAGTACAAAGCATTAAGGCCAACGTATCGTGTATGAACGGTTACCGTCTAACTAATGACGTTAGCTTTTATGTTCAAGGTGGTATCGTTGCTTCAAATAAAATCGGTGGTAACTGGCAGTCAGGTTTCTTAACAAACGGGACCATTAATAAACTTTGGATTGGGGTAAGTGCTTACCGCGACCTAATGTTCGTTACTCAAGTTGTAAACGGTTCACAAGTTGTCGGGTTCAACGTAACTCTATCGTTCTGTGAATTAAAGAATACTTACTCTACACTTCCATCAATCATCTCTAACGAGCGCGCACTGAGAAACTTCGCTGCTCCATACGGGATCGTACTTGATAGCAACACATACTGTGGATACAGCGTTGTTGATTTAGCGATGAACACTGTCATTACTTCGGAGAGAAACCTAAGCAATCCATACTCTCCACCTAATGCTCAAATCCCTACATCATTTACAAAACCGACTTGTAACGGTCAGTTCTAATAAAAAAGGCCCTCGAAAGAGGGCCTTTTTTTATTTCTTCTTTTTGATAACGTTATACCTGGTTTTCGCTTGCTGCTTTCTAATGTAACTCTCAATCCCATTCACCACAGCTCTTGCATAATCATCCTGAAACTTCGGGTCCATCATTCTCACTCTTTCTTTGTATGTTGAGATGAATCCGACTTCAAGTAAAACACCCGGACGTTTTGAAAGCGCTAGGACATAAAAGAGCCCCGGTTTTACACCACGGCTTGGGATTTTATACTTGCGCCCTACTGTCTGCTTTAAAACACCGTGGATACTCTCTGCCAGCGGTTTTGACGTACTCACTGTCTGCTCAACAACTAAATCCACCAGGATTTGCTGAACGACGACGTTATCACCTGAGGCCTGGACGTTTTCTGTTTTCTCCACTTTCTTAATGGCCACATCATCATGGTTATCAAGATAATAAGTTTCAAAACCAACAGCTCCCGACTCTGGGCTAGAGTTAATGTGCACAGAAATAAAAAGATCGGCCTTCGTTTTTTCGGCAATCGCCGCGCGCTCCGGAAGAGTCACCGTGCGATCAAAACTGCGGGTTAAGTAGACACTGTAGTTTTTCTGGCGAAGAAGTTCGTGAATTCTTTTAGCGATCGACAAAGCAATGTCTTTTTCTTTAATAATGCGAGGAGGATTCTCACCTTGAGTTGTCGCGACAGCTCCATCCTCTTCACCGCCGTGGCCTGGATCGATGAGAATCGTCAGGGCCTCTGCGCGTGCGAGCATGAAACAGCAAAAACTAAAAATAAACAGGGATTTAAAAATAGTCATCAGACCTATAGTCTAATACATCTTTTTCAGAACGTGACCAGGAAAGTAGTGAGCGAGGATTTTTTTATATGACCAACCCTGTTTTGCCAGAGCAAAAGCACCCATTTGGCAGAGTCCTACACCATGGCCCAGACCTTCACCGTAAATAACAAAGCCTCCTCTCTTCATTTCCAGAGAAAAAGAGTTCGATGGAAAAACAACGTTTCCAAAATATCTTCGAAGTACGGCTTTCTCTATAATATAGGGGCGGTCATTGATATAAAAGTTTACCGTGAAGCGGTCAATGTTATCAGGAACCATAACCAGAGAATTAAAATTTGTTTCTAACTTTTCTTGAAGGATCTTTTGATTGCTTGCCCAGCGGAAAAAATCTTTGATTCTTTCATTGCTGATAACCTTGGCCCAGCTTTTTGGACCAATATTGTGACAGAAAGGACAATTCACTGATTGATAGCTCGGCTCTTTATTATGCCAAACCTGATCTGGTCTTAATGTTTTCCCACCACATTTCGCATGAAAGAAAATCGGACGAACTTTTCCGTCTTCTGAAAGCAGAACTTCGCCTTTGGTTGAATAAGCTGCACTGATGGTTGAATCAGTGGCATCAAAAAAAGCGCCCCCTACTTGGTGTTTTTCAGAACTTTCTAAATCATAAAAAGCTTCGCTTCCAAGTTCTTTACTGACTTGCTGACTTTGCATCTTATGAAGAGCATAACTTCTGGCCGCAACCGCCTGTGCCTTAAGTGCTTCCGCCGGCCATTTTGAATTCATCTCTTTAGTTAAAAGAGAGCTGATATAAGCTTCCATTGGAATATCATTAATAATGTCGCAGCTATCTCCTTTTGGATTGGTGATAACTTTAAACATTCCCTGATACTTTACATTGTCGTAAGAAAGAAGACCTGTCGGCGACTCAAGTGTCGCCAGCAGAATAGGTCTATTTTTTTGTCTATTGAGAGTTGTGAAAGTTTCACAATTAAACTTCACCGTTTTTTTTCCAGTGTAGTTTTTATAGTCATCATTAAAAAGAAGATGCCTCTTTAGATCAAGGCCCGTGACATGGATATTTTTAAGAGACTTGCCGATTCTTACGCTGACAACAGGGGCCGCAGAAACACGGTCCATCAAAGTTAAAAATGATAATAAGGTAAGAACTGTTAGCTTGAGCATCCTACTCGACTTAATCCAAAAATGTTTGGTTGAA contains:
- a CDS encoding flagellar biosynthetic protein FliO, translating into MKTLVLLIASLISLNISAADVTIKGADLVNAKGSESKLVIKHAGTLNDNPKISVSDKVLSISIPNSGLGAKINKKVNGSALSATMTGEETVAVNVTLPYSLKGRESDVTIALRDGAIDVHYPRLQAQKSAETQVSRAPSITDKAIVLDTEANNAEAEKLDENYLSTLVKKQEKLAEDKHAEDKKVAQDDTTQTGTDRVNLTQSSVAKSVNTTEKAGTQAEGNGESRFSVAGYIGKFVAFLSLMIAGFYGVLTLFKKGIIKKGKLGFLHSTKLVEVLSTTHIAPKRTLMMVKAHKQVFLISSSETGVQFLSEINDVAGLIKTGEEEITGSNFDTNLYSANKTDKEFKLKEETRYADIKDYGDDYEMDSLDDMLNDSVPAAKSERRNAGASGLANAYGATNASKAIEKSPVKDQVRFSDQIKTKVKNLKQL
- the fliM gene encoding flagellar motor switch protein FliM, which produces MAQVLSQDEVDALLNAVNDGGTDSFSGGGDTGGGSSDDSDENIQTYDLTNQDRVIRGRMPILEIIYERFIRSFRVSLSNSLRKISTISIISTDLLKFGEFVNTLPIPSCMCIMRYNELRGPALLVFESKLAYAIIDSYFGGTDRPFTKIEGKEFTMIELSFMRKIMDMAINDLEEAWAPVHRIDAQYLRTEINPQFVGVVPPSDVIIATTLEVEFESASGTIMIVVPYSTIEPIKQKLSSSFQTDNEMADSIWTQAMNEHIKNTKATMVVRLGETEMTLGDLLTLEPGDIIPLNQDASGEVTVAIEGVDKMKCLMGTYKGSRAVQITHVDTPVTYDEGTEE
- a CDS encoding flagellar basal body-associated FliL family protein; this encodes MEGEKLAEENKTADQEGSSAPSGKNPLLVVLVLVNTLAVCAIGFFQFQNHKKLNSVTTAADVMQQQLAEGEHGGGAAAEGGAAEGGGEHGAPAAGGAAKEVKTDGLMYPIDPFTANLAQGDGPKRYIRISLVLKFTKDTKKEEVDARKPQISDAIISMLNAKKPEELLKREGKEYLKEEIKTAINNFLIDGHLEDIYYVGFQIN
- a CDS encoding HU family DNA-binding protein, whose protein sequence is MNRKELIEVLLKDRDLSTMTKKQANQFIDVMLDTIKRTVKKGEDVTLVGFGTFTKSRKASRLGVNPSTGERIRIRARVVPKFKPGKPWKESL
- a CDS encoding DsbA family protein, whose amino-acid sequence is MKFSKLLVLCLGTVLLASCTSDEKMKQQMTKLLQEDPKILTEAIEKHPAEFITALQNAAKNAQEEMGKKREEDEKKKLEESFDKPLVAEIRSDEAIRGPKDAPLTLVEYSDFECPFCSRGYATVNDLMKKYNGKIRFIYKHLPLSFHEQAMISAQYYEAIRLQNEQKAWQFHDEIFMNQAKLKNGTAFLDASAKKVGADMAKLKKDLNSDAVKNRIAADMKEAADFGMQGTPGFLLNGVPVRGAYPAEYFVTLVDELVKRGKVKL
- a CDS encoding N-acetylmuramoyl-L-alanine amidase family protein, with the translated sequence MLARAEALTILIDPGHGGEEDGAVATTQGENPPRIIKEKDIALSIAKRIHELLRQKNYSVYLTRSFDRTVTLPERAAIAEKTKADLFISVHINSSPESGAVGFETYYLDNHDDVAIKKVEKTENVQASGDNVVVQQILVDLVVEQTVSTSKPLAESIHGVLKQTVGRKYKIPSRGVKPGLFYVLALSKRPGVLLEVGFISTYKERVRMMDPKFQDDYARAVVNGIESYIRKQQAKTRYNVIKKKK
- a CDS encoding SpoIID/LytB domain-containing protein, which codes for MLKLTVLTLLSFLTLMDRVSAAPVVSVRIGKSLKNIHVTGLDLKRHLLFNDDYKNYTGKKTVKFNCETFTTLNRQKNRPILLATLESPTGLLSYDNVKYQGMFKVITNPKGDSCDIINDIPMEAYISSLLTKEMNSKWPAEALKAQAVAARSYALHKMQSQQVSKELGSEAFYDLESSEKHQVGGAFFDATDSTISAAYSTKGEVLLSEDGKVRPIFFHAKCGGKTLRPDQVWHNKEPSYQSVNCPFCHNIGPKSWAKVISNERIKDFFRWASNQKILQEKLETNFNSLVMVPDNIDRFTVNFYINDRPYIIEKAVLRRYFGNVVFPSNSFSLEMKRGGFVIYGEGLGHGVGLCQMGAFALAKQGWSYKKILAHYFPGHVLKKMY